Proteins from a single region of Vanessa tameamea isolate UH-Manoa-2023 chromosome 23, ilVanTame1 primary haplotype, whole genome shotgun sequence:
- the LOC113397725 gene encoding large ribosomal subunit protein uL24m: protein MRLYNFLCKKVGDLTVKYSNLPESYIKRSYEQVYWKNPKGYPQYPAAQVARKKFRFTTNRPWTMQFARQNERTKLNKKVFLEPVGEWSVFKGDRVEILVGKDKGKQGIVSQVIQERNWVVVEGLNTHLRVVGKDKDFPGITIQSEAPLLVTTGVKLVDPETLKPTEVEWRYTEEGDKVRVSLSSSRIIPLPKAAEETFDYKSKELYVENPAKDTVAADATKITFEPKLCTFEMDIMESMGIKEDRVPAKSYWY, encoded by the exons atgcgatTATACAACTTTTTATGCAAAAAAGTAGGCGATTTAACTGTCAAATACTCCAATTTACCTGAATCGTATATTAAACGTAGTTATGAGCAG GTATATTGGAAGAATCCGAAGGGTTATCCTCAATATCCCGCTGCACAAGTAGCTCGTAAAAAGTTCCGTTTCACAACAAATAGACCATGGACTATGCAATTTGCCAGGCAAAATGAACGcactaaactaaataaaaaagttttcttaGAACCTGTCGGAGAATGGAGTGTTTTCAA AGGTGATCGAGTTGAAATATTGGTCGGTAAGGACAAGGGAAAGCAGGGTATTGTAAGCCAGGTTATACAAGAACGGAACTGGGTTGTAGTGGAAGGGCTCAACACACATTTGAGAGTA GTTGGCAAGGATAAGGATTTTCCAGGTATAACAATACAATCAGAAGCACCATTGCTGGTCACAACCGGTGTCAAGCTTGTGGATCCTGAGACCTTGAAGCCAACAGAGGTAGAATGGAGGTACACTGAAGAAGGGGATAAG GTGCGTGTTTCCTTAAGCAGTAGTCGTATAATACCGTTACCGAAGGCAGCCGAGGAAACTTTTGACTATAAGAGCAAGGAACTGTATGTGGAAAACCCAGCAAAGGATACAGTGGCTGCAGATGCTACAAAG attacATTTGAGCCGAAATTATGCACCTTCGAAATGGATATAATGGAATCAATGGGCATAAAGGAAGATAGAGTGCCGGCCAAGTCGTATTGGTATTAG